A genome region from Coprococcus phoceensis includes the following:
- a CDS encoding sensor histidine kinase, with the protein MIETIMLIVVIFVLSGVFWYSFFYQKEKKLLNRLQQMLDCAIDGELERTEISEEKYSALENSMKQYIDSSFLAGKNQQEQKEVIQKLISDIVHQTLTPISNLKIYGEILSEVSNENQEEIATILEQTEKLDFLIQSLVKLSRMESGIIAVHSEDTTIKQMLESIQQQFNVKVREKNITLSLCDTDLHIRCDSKWTVEALGNIVDNAIKYTACGGNVQIKVEQYSFFVKIDIIDDGIGIEKEEIPKIFGRFYRSLSVADQPGVGIGLFLAREIIQAQKGYIKVTSKRGKGSTFSVFLPISKKE; encoded by the coding sequence ATGATAGAAACAATTATGTTGATTGTAGTTATATTTGTCCTGAGCGGAGTTTTTTGGTACAGCTTTTTTTATCAGAAAGAAAAAAAGCTTTTGAACCGGTTGCAGCAAATGTTGGATTGTGCAATAGATGGAGAACTGGAACGGACAGAAATATCAGAAGAAAAGTATTCTGCTCTTGAAAACAGCATGAAACAATATATAGACAGTAGCTTTCTGGCAGGAAAAAATCAACAGGAACAGAAAGAAGTGATACAAAAACTTATTTCAGATATTGTGCATCAGACACTGACTCCTATTTCAAATCTGAAAATCTATGGAGAAATACTCTCTGAAGTGAGTAATGAAAATCAGGAGGAGATAGCTACCATTTTGGAGCAAACAGAGAAATTAGATTTTTTGATACAATCATTGGTCAAATTATCACGGATGGAGAGTGGAATTATCGCAGTACATTCGGAGGATACTACTATTAAGCAGATGCTTGAATCTATACAGCAGCAGTTTAATGTAAAAGTAAGGGAGAAGAATATTACTCTGAGCCTATGTGACACGGATTTGCATATTCGATGTGATTCAAAATGGACCGTGGAGGCACTCGGAAATATTGTAGACAATGCGATTAAATACACAGCATGTGGGGGAAATGTTCAGATAAAAGTCGAGCAGTATTCTTTTTTTGTAAAGATTGATATCATTGATGATGGCATTGGAATAGAAAAAGAAGAAATACCAAAGATATTTGGAAGGTTTTATCGGAGTCTGTCAGTGGCAGACCAGCCAGGAGTAGGAATTGGCTTATTCCTTGCAAGAGAGATCATTCAGGCACAAAAGGGGTATATAAAAGTGACATCAAAGAGAGGAAAGGGTTCTACATTTTCTGTGTTTCTCCCGATATCAAAAAAGGAATAG